The following proteins are co-located in the Gloeomargarita sp. SRBZ-1_bins_9 genome:
- the ntcA gene encoding global nitrogen regulator NtcA, protein MAVLQDKPLYGLLHRLSHGTFPQGVETFERGKTIFFPGDPAERIYFLIKGAVKLSRVYESGEEITVALLRENSFFGVLSFITGHRSDRFYHAVAFTNTQLYSVPIEQVETLIKSDPELSLILLRGLASRILQTEMMIETLAHRDMGARLASFLLILCRDFGVPGPQGVTIDLKLSHQAIAEAIGSTRVTVTRLLGDLRQSGIISINKKKITVHDPMSLSQQFN, encoded by the coding sequence ATGGCTGTTTTGCAGGACAAGCCGCTCTATGGGCTTTTGCACCGGCTATCCCACGGCACCTTTCCCCAGGGGGTCGAAACCTTTGAACGGGGGAAAACCATTTTCTTTCCCGGCGACCCAGCCGAACGCATTTATTTTTTGATCAAGGGGGCGGTCAAACTCTCGCGGGTCTATGAGTCAGGGGAAGAAATCACCGTTGCCCTGCTGCGGGAAAACAGTTTTTTTGGGGTTTTATCCTTCATTACCGGCCATCGTTCTGACCGCTTTTACCACGCCGTCGCCTTTACCAATACCCAGCTCTATTCCGTCCCCATCGAACAGGTGGAAACCCTGATCAAAAGCGACCCAGAATTGTCTCTCATCTTGCTGCGGGGATTGGCATCGCGGATTTTGCAGACAGAAATGATGATCGAAACCCTGGCCCATCGGGACATGGGGGCGCGCCTGGCCAGTTTTTTGCTCATCCTGTGCCGGGATTTCGGCGTACCCGGTCCTCAAGGCGTCACGATTGACCTAAAACTGTCCCACCAGGCCATTGCTGAAGCGATTGGCTCCACCCGGGTGACGGTAACCCGACTGCTGGGGGACCTGCGCCAGAGCGGCATCATCTCCATCAACAAGAAAAAAATCACCGTGCACGACCCCATGAGCCTGAGCCAGCAATTTAATTGA
- the fabI gene encoding enoyl-ACP reductase FabI, whose product MLNLQGKKALVLGIANEYSIAWGIAQQLHQAGATLGVTYLPDEKDRFKHKVAQLSEPLQPELFLPCDVQKDEYISDLFRAVQERWGHLDVLVHCLAFVPKEGLEGDFSQISRAGFMQALDVSTYSLIALCRAAKPLFSPTASVITLTYLGGVRVVPNYNTAGVAKAALEACVRYLAYELGPQGVRVNAISAGPIKTLASSAVGGIRDMIQHVRQTAPLRRSVTQIEVGNTAAFLASDLASGITGQVIYVDAGYEIMGMTAPAT is encoded by the coding sequence ATGTTGAACTTGCAGGGCAAAAAGGCGCTGGTGCTGGGCATTGCCAACGAGTACTCGATCGCGTGGGGGATCGCCCAACAACTCCACCAGGCGGGGGCAACCCTGGGGGTGACTTACCTGCCGGATGAGAAAGACCGCTTCAAGCACAAGGTGGCCCAGTTATCCGAACCCCTGCAGCCGGAGCTGTTTTTGCCCTGCGACGTGCAGAAGGATGAGTACATTAGCGATCTATTTCGGGCGGTCCAGGAGCGCTGGGGGCATTTGGATGTCCTGGTCCATTGCTTGGCCTTTGTGCCCAAGGAGGGTCTGGAGGGGGACTTCAGCCAAATTTCCCGGGCGGGGTTTATGCAGGCCTTGGATGTGAGTACCTATTCCTTGATTGCTTTGTGCCGAGCCGCCAAACCCCTGTTTAGTCCGACAGCGTCGGTGATTACGTTGACTTACCTGGGGGGTGTGCGGGTGGTGCCCAATTACAACACGGCCGGGGTGGCAAAGGCGGCTCTGGAGGCCTGTGTGCGCTATCTGGCTTATGAATTAGGACCCCAGGGGGTACGGGTGAATGCTATTTCCGCCGGACCGATAAAAACCCTGGCGTCGTCGGCAGTCGGGGGTATCCGGGATATGATTCAGCATGTGCGCCAGACAGCCCCCTTGCGCCGCTCGGTCACCCAAATCGAGGTGGGCAATACGGCCGCTTTTTTAGCTAGTGACCTGGCTAGCGGTATCACCGGGCAGGTGATCTATGTGGACGCAGGTTACGAGATTATGGGGATGACGGCACCGGCAACCTAA
- a CDS encoding phosphate-starvation-inducible PsiE family protein translates to MKRWRFRDFWGETGFLGFIASVEGGVARLLSLAMVGVIVIALIDLLRLLVVELASKPKGFFGENLFTIFGAFLNVLIALEILENITAYLRRHVFQVELVIVTSLIAVARKIIILDLEKTTGLGLVGLAAAVLALSVSYWIIRRSQAPHER, encoded by the coding sequence ATGAAACGCTGGCGGTTTAGGGATTTCTGGGGAGAAACCGGGTTCCTGGGGTTTATCGCGTCGGTCGAAGGGGGGGTGGCCCGCTTGCTCTCCTTGGCCATGGTGGGGGTGATTGTCATCGCGTTGATCGATTTATTGCGCCTATTAGTTGTGGAACTCGCCAGCAAACCCAAGGGATTTTTTGGCGAGAATTTGTTTACGATTTTCGGGGCGTTTTTGAATGTATTGATTGCCCTGGAGATTCTGGAAAATATTACGGCTTACCTGCGCAGGCATGTGTTTCAGGTGGAGTTAGTCATTGTCACCTCCCTCATTGCCGTAGCCCGGAAAATCATTATTTTGGATTTGGAGAAAACCACGGGTTTGGGGCTGGTGGGTTTGGCGGCGGCAGTCCTGGCCCTGTCCGTCAGTTACTGGATTATCCGCCGTTCACAGGCACCGCACGAGCGCTAA
- a CDS encoding AEC family transporter, with protein MTRAEQDRGVAAWVEAVAPMEWLMETDQRFCGYRLEVEALRQGVSLLPTVQLYDRKGHPYCRWLFIQIRKTVAPILEALSREPALPRLVELYITLAVCTGLGWLVEPYLQPKLLDRVGQGLFWLGMPLSVLGFVLNVRLTGQVWWAGLVALLAFAAAWGLGELWWRWRGRHWPLARRGSLLLTAMAGNTGYVGYPVCLFLVGAEYFAWAVVFDLMNTLAGSYGLGVWLAAKLGGRRAQPWLALVRNPMLWAALLALVLYRLPRPAWVNVSLKTVAWSMVVVCLVLMGVRLRQVRHWGELKPVVASLTIKMLLVPLLVGLLLQGAPTPVRLTLVLQAGMPPAIATLVLTEAYGLDPGFTVSAIGLGLGVLLLTLPVWLLLFGGGMN; from the coding sequence GTGACGCGCGCCGAGCAGGACCGGGGGGTTGCGGCGTGGGTGGAAGCGGTTGCCCCTATGGAATGGCTGATGGAAACGGACCAGCGGTTTTGCGGCTACCGGCTCGAGGTCGAGGCGCTCCGGCAGGGGGTATCCCTTTTGCCGACTGTCCAGCTCTACGACCGGAAGGGCCATCCCTACTGCCGGTGGTTATTTATCCAGATTCGTAAAACGGTTGCCCCTATACTGGAGGCGTTGTCAAGGGAGCCGGCATTGCCAAGGCTGGTTGAGCTGTACATCACGCTGGCGGTCTGCACGGGCCTGGGGTGGCTGGTGGAGCCGTATCTGCAACCCAAGCTTCTGGACCGAGTGGGGCAAGGGTTGTTTTGGCTGGGAATGCCCTTGAGTGTGCTGGGGTTTGTCCTCAATGTGCGGCTGACGGGCCAGGTGTGGTGGGCGGGGCTGGTGGCGCTCCTGGCGTTTGCGGCAGCGTGGGGACTGGGGGAACTTTGGTGGCGCTGGCGAGGACGACACTGGCCGTTGGCGCGACGGGGGAGTCTCCTGCTTACCGCCATGGCGGGCAATACGGGTTATGTGGGCTATCCGGTGTGTTTGTTTTTGGTGGGGGCTGAGTACTTTGCCTGGGCGGTGGTGTTTGATCTGATGAATACGCTGGCGGGGTCCTATGGGTTGGGGGTGTGGCTGGCGGCAAAACTGGGTGGACGGCGGGCGCAACCCTGGCTGGCCCTGGTGCGCAATCCCATGCTGTGGGCGGCGTTATTGGCGCTGGTGTTGTACCGGCTGCCCCGCCCGGCTTGGGTGAACGTCAGTCTGAAAACGGTGGCCTGGAGTATGGTGGTGGTGTGCCTGGTGCTGATGGGGGTGCGTCTGCGGCAGGTGCGCCATTGGGGGGAGCTGAAACCGGTGGTCGCCAGTTTGACCATCAAGATGCTGTTGGTGCCGTTGCTGGTGGGGCTGTTGTTGCAGGGAGCGCCGACGCCGGTGCGGTTGACGTTGGTGTTGCAGGCGGGGATGCCACCGGCGATTGCCACGTTGGTGCTGACCGAGGCCTATGGGTTAGACCCGGGATTTACGGTGAGTGCGATTGGACTGGGGTTGGGCGTACTGTTGCTCACTTTGCCGGTGTGGTTGCTGCTGTTTGGCGGGGGGATGAATTAG
- the clpB gene encoding ATP-dependent chaperone ClpB: protein MQPTDPNKFTEKAWEAIVKSQDIARRYRQQQLEVEHLMLALLEQNDYAAKMLVQSGCDLAQCTQQLDLFARRQPQVSAANGQLYLGRFLDILLDRAEAQRLTWNDALISVEHLLLGFSEDERLGRRLLQSLGVTTEQLITAIKAIRGNQRVQDANPEAHYQALERYGRDLTEQARAGKLDPVIGRDEEIRRVIQVLSRRTKNNPVLIGEPGVGKTAIAEGLAQRIVNGDVPESLKNRRLISLDVGSLVAGARYRGDFEKRLQAVLREVTEAAGQVILFIDELHTVVGAGATQGTMDAGNLLKPMLARGELRCIGATTLDEYRKHIEKDAALERRFQPIRVEEPSLDNAIAILRGLKERYEVHHGVKIADAALVAAVTLSVRYIPDRFLPDKAIDLIDEAAAKLKMEITSKPEELEVIERRLMQLEMERLSLVDDRDAVSQTRLRKIEQDIAVLSAQQQSLNRQWQSEKQLLEAIKALKQEEEHIRVQIEQAERNYDLNRAAQLKYGRLEALHQELEAKEAALAEIQSRSSTLLREQVTEADVAEIVAKWTGIPVRRLLESERQKLLHLEQYLHQKVIGQDQAVKAVAAAIRRTRAGLKSPRRPIGSFLFLGPTGVGKTELARTLAEALFDSEQALVRLDMSEYMEKHSISRLLGAPPGYVGYEEGGQLSTAIRRRPYAVVLLDEIEKAHPDIFNVLLQILDDGRVTDSQGRLVDFRNTIIVMTSNIGSELILEGSETPAYLEPKIRQLLSAHFRPEFLNRIDEIIIFHCLNREQLRAIVQLQIQQLQQLLAEQQVTLEVTPAAVDYLVTAGYDPAYGARPLRRAIQRELENPLADFLLSQPPSGPLKIRVDMQGQQLALVRCL from the coding sequence GTGCAGCCGACCGACCCCAATAAATTCACTGAAAAGGCCTGGGAAGCGATTGTCAAGTCCCAAGACATTGCCCGCCGCTATCGCCAGCAGCAATTGGAAGTGGAACATCTCATGTTGGCGCTGCTGGAGCAGAACGATTATGCCGCCAAAATGCTGGTGCAAAGTGGGTGTGACCTGGCGCAGTGCACCCAGCAGTTGGACCTGTTTGCCCGGCGGCAACCCCAAGTCAGCGCGGCCAATGGGCAACTGTATCTGGGGCGGTTTTTAGACATCTTGCTGGACCGGGCGGAAGCCCAGCGCCTGACCTGGAACGATGCCCTGATTTCCGTCGAGCACCTGCTGCTGGGGTTTAGCGAGGACGAACGCCTGGGCCGGCGGTTGCTGCAAAGTCTGGGGGTGACTACTGAGCAACTGATCACTGCTATCAAAGCCATCCGGGGTAACCAGCGGGTGCAGGACGCCAACCCGGAGGCCCACTATCAGGCCCTGGAGCGCTATGGCCGGGATTTGACCGAGCAGGCGCGTGCGGGGAAGCTGGACCCAGTGATCGGGCGAGATGAGGAAATCCGGCGGGTCATCCAGGTCCTGTCACGGCGCACGAAAAATAACCCGGTGCTCATTGGTGAACCGGGGGTGGGGAAAACGGCCATTGCCGAGGGTCTGGCGCAACGAATTGTCAATGGGGACGTGCCGGAATCCCTGAAAAACCGCCGTTTGATTTCCCTGGATGTGGGGAGTTTGGTGGCGGGGGCGCGCTACCGGGGGGATTTTGAAAAGCGTTTGCAGGCGGTGCTGCGGGAGGTCACGGAAGCCGCCGGGCAGGTGATTTTGTTTATTGACGAGCTGCATACGGTGGTGGGGGCGGGAGCGACCCAGGGCACCATGGACGCGGGCAATCTGCTCAAACCCATGCTGGCCCGGGGCGAGCTACGCTGTATTGGGGCCACCACCCTGGACGAATACCGCAAGCACATTGAGAAAGACGCGGCCCTAGAGCGGCGTTTCCAGCCCATTCGCGTCGAAGAACCCAGCCTGGACAACGCCATTGCCATCCTGCGGGGTCTGAAAGAGCGCTATGAGGTGCACCACGGGGTGAAAATTGCCGACGCGGCCCTGGTGGCAGCCGTCACCTTGTCGGTGCGCTATATCCCCGACCGTTTCTTACCCGACAAGGCCATCGATCTCATTGACGAGGCCGCCGCCAAATTGAAGATGGAAATTACGTCCAAACCGGAGGAATTAGAGGTCATTGAACGGCGGCTAATGCAACTGGAAATGGAGCGCCTGTCCCTGGTGGATGACCGGGATGCCGTCAGCCAAACCCGTCTGCGGAAAATCGAGCAGGACATTGCGGTCTTGAGTGCCCAGCAACAGTCCCTGAACCGGCAGTGGCAAAGCGAAAAACAACTCCTGGAGGCCATCAAAGCCCTAAAACAGGAGGAGGAGCACATCCGGGTGCAAATTGAGCAGGCGGAGCGCAACTATGACCTGAACCGGGCGGCGCAGTTGAAGTACGGTCGTCTGGAGGCCCTGCATCAGGAATTGGAGGCTAAAGAAGCGGCCCTGGCAGAAATCCAGTCGCGCAGTTCCACCCTGTTGCGGGAGCAGGTCACGGAAGCAGATGTGGCGGAAATCGTCGCCAAGTGGACGGGGATTCCGGTGCGACGGCTGCTGGAATCGGAGCGACAAAAACTGTTGCATCTGGAGCAATACCTGCACCAGAAGGTGATCGGCCAGGACCAGGCGGTGAAGGCGGTTGCGGCTGCCATTCGGCGGACCCGCGCGGGTTTGAAGTCGCCCCGGCGTCCCATCGGTTCGTTTCTGTTTTTAGGCCCCACAGGTGTTGGGAAAACGGAACTGGCCCGCACTTTAGCCGAAGCCCTGTTTGACAGCGAGCAGGCCCTAGTGCGCCTGGATATGTCGGAGTATATGGAAAAACACAGCATTTCCCGTCTGTTGGGGGCGCCGCCGGGGTACGTGGGCTATGAAGAAGGGGGGCAGTTGTCCACGGCTATTCGCCGGCGTCCCTATGCGGTGGTGTTGTTGGATGAGATTGAAAAGGCCCACCCCGACATTTTCAACGTACTGTTGCAAATTCTGGACGACGGGCGGGTAACGGATTCCCAGGGGCGGCTAGTGGACTTTCGCAACACCATCATTGTCATGACCAGCAATATCGGCAGTGAACTGATCCTAGAAGGCAGCGAAACTCCCGCCTATCTGGAGCCGAAAATTCGCCAGTTGTTATCGGCCCATTTTCGCCCGGAATTTCTCAACCGCATTGACGAAATCATCATTTTCCACTGTTTGAACCGGGAGCAACTGCGGGCGATTGTGCAATTACAAATCCAACAGCTCCAGCAATTGCTGGCCGAGCAGCAGGTGACGTTGGAGGTGACGCCGGCGGCAGTGGACTATTTGGTGACGGCGGGCTATGACCCGGCCTACGGCGCGCGACCCCTGCGACGGGCAATCCAACGGGAATTGGAAAATCCCTTGGCTGACTTCCTACTCAGTCAACCCCCCAGTGGCCCCCTAAAAATTCGCGTGGATATGCAAGGCCAGCAATTAGCGCTCGTGCGGTGCCTGTGA
- a CDS encoding glycosyltransferase family 8 protein: MNIVFAINQDYVTHCAVAIQSILAHNREVALKFYILIDRISPKKEQLLQTFQSDLVSVNIFQIEDGYFKEFRAKEYVTRATFYRLLIPDLVPDSKALYLDADTVVNGPIYELYNSDLDDFILAAAEDSLGCYLNWYRFSCPQYFNAGVLLLNLDECRRRDLTGRSIDYLRNHPGSEDQQALNAVVGKCWKVIPPKYNLVSSHLRRMSLYADELPASLRRELEEAIEKPVIIHYNGAYKPWLYFSKHPYRHLYWQYLKMTPFYHPLNTDILKDNLRLFGYIVHRRFRRWIDGIHLHR; this comes from the coding sequence ATGAACATTGTATTTGCCATAAATCAGGACTATGTAACCCATTGCGCCGTCGCAATCCAGTCTATACTTGCCCATAACCGAGAGGTTGCTTTAAAATTCTATATCCTAATTGATAGAATATCTCCCAAAAAAGAACAGCTACTACAAACATTCCAAAGCGATCTAGTAAGCGTGAATATCTTCCAGATCGAGGATGGATATTTTAAGGAATTTCGCGCTAAAGAGTATGTGACCAGGGCCACATTCTATCGTTTGCTCATTCCAGATTTAGTACCTGATTCTAAAGCTCTTTATCTGGATGCTGATACTGTTGTCAATGGACCAATATATGAACTTTATAATTCTGATCTGGACGATTTTATCCTGGCGGCTGCTGAAGATAGCTTGGGTTGTTACTTGAATTGGTACAGATTTTCATGCCCACAATACTTTAATGCAGGCGTTCTACTGCTTAACTTGGACGAATGTCGCCGTAGGGATTTAACCGGCCGCTCGATAGACTATTTAAGAAATCATCCCGGTTCTGAAGACCAACAAGCTCTGAACGCCGTTGTAGGCAAATGTTGGAAAGTTATACCACCCAAGTACAATCTTGTCTCTTCACATCTACGACGAATGAGTTTATATGCTGATGAATTGCCGGCAAGTCTAAGGCGAGAACTAGAAGAAGCCATTGAAAAACCTGTGATTATTCACTATAATGGTGCCTACAAGCCATGGTTGTACTTCAGCAAACATCCCTACCGCCATCTGTACTGGCAGTACCTGAAAATGACCCCCTTTTACCACCCGTTGAACACTGATATTCTGAAAGACAACTTGCGCCTATTCGGCTACATAGTCCACCGACGATTCAGGCGCTGGATAGATGGCATTCACCTACACCGGTAA